The following coding sequences lie in one Methylotenera versatilis 301 genomic window:
- a CDS encoding cupin domain-containing protein, which yields MAKDKDLNVLEALDITVAGAVASSLLPTIPAPEVASRMKATLLNRIKTSESSHRFMFADQGDWRTIAEGVQVKVLRQESDSRSVLVKMAANSFLPAHEHDVDEEAIVLEGEVWLEDILCGIGDYHLAHAGSSHREIRTDHGCLLFIRNA from the coding sequence ATGGCTAAAGATAAAGACTTAAATGTTTTAGAGGCATTAGATATCACAGTTGCTGGTGCGGTAGCATCAAGCCTACTACCAACCATTCCCGCTCCTGAAGTAGCAAGCAGAATGAAAGCAACCTTACTCAACAGAATTAAGACCTCTGAAAGTAGCCATCGCTTTATGTTTGCGGACCAAGGGGATTGGCGAACAATTGCAGAAGGCGTGCAAGTCAAGGTGTTGAGGCAAGAAAGTGATAGTCGCTCCGTTTTAGTTAAAATGGCCGCGAATAGCTTCTTACCAGCGCATGAACATGATGTTGATGAAGAAGCCATCGTGCTGGAAGGCGAAGTTTGGTTGGAAGACATTTTATGTGGCATTGGTGATTACCACCTTGCACACGCAGGCAGCTCACATCGTGAGATTCGCACGGACCATGGCTGCTTACTATTTATTAGAAACGCCTAG
- a CDS encoding hydrolase produces the protein MMIFGFVATPSVAEESYSAPFWLPSGHLQTIYPAVFAAKQGVKYRRERWELDDGDFMDVDWLDNENSSLQSTDVESTPTVVLFHGLEGSSKSHYALALMANLQAKGWRGVVVHFRGCSGENNRLPRAYFAGDSVDIEMALSRVKKTVGNAPVYAVGVSLGGNALLKWLGESGEHAAEIIESAAAISAPTDLAACGEALDKGLNRVLYTPMFVNSMRPKALEKARQFPGLLDEEKIKSAKTIREFDTYVTAKLHGFVDADDYWAKNAAKPWLPYIQIPTLILNAKNDPFIPVESLPDQTSVSNTVTLETTEEGGHVGFLSSPFPGNNNWLPQHIIHYFESLQLKSTITSHLTIDQ, from the coding sequence ATGATGATATTTGGTTTCGTAGCAACGCCAAGCGTTGCTGAGGAATCATACTCAGCACCATTCTGGCTCCCTAGCGGGCACCTGCAAACGATTTATCCAGCAGTATTCGCTGCGAAACAAGGAGTGAAGTATCGTCGTGAACGCTGGGAGTTAGATGACGGCGACTTTATGGATGTGGATTGGCTAGACAATGAGAATAGCAGCTTACAAAGTACCGATGTTGAAAGTACTCCAACTGTCGTGTTATTTCATGGCCTAGAAGGCAGCTCTAAAAGCCACTACGCTTTAGCTTTAATGGCTAACTTGCAAGCAAAAGGTTGGCGTGGCGTGGTGGTTCATTTCCGCGGCTGCTCTGGTGAAAACAATCGTTTACCGCGCGCCTATTTTGCTGGAGATAGCGTTGATATAGAAATGGCATTGTCTCGCGTTAAAAAAACCGTGGGCAATGCACCTGTATATGCTGTTGGCGTTTCTTTAGGCGGTAATGCACTGTTAAAGTGGCTGGGAGAGTCAGGTGAACATGCCGCTGAAATCATTGAATCGGCAGCTGCTATTTCAGCCCCCACAGACTTGGCCGCCTGCGGAGAAGCATTAGACAAGGGGCTTAATCGCGTGCTTTACACCCCGATGTTTGTGAATAGCATGCGACCAAAAGCCCTTGAAAAAGCGCGACAATTTCCCGGTTTATTGGATGAGGAAAAGATTAAATCTGCAAAGACTATTCGTGAGTTTGATACTTACGTCACCGCAAAGCTACATGGCTTCGTGGATGCTGACGATTATTGGGCTAAAAATGCGGCTAAGCCATGGCTACCGTATATCCAAATTCCAACTTTGATTCTTAACGCAAAAAACGACCCTTTTATTCCTGTAGAGTCCTTACCTGATCAAACATCTGTTTCTAATACCGTGACATTAGAAACCACTGAAGAAGGCGGACATGTGGGCTTCTTAAGCTCGCCCTTCCCTGGCAATAACAATTGGCTTCCACAACATATCATTCATTACTTTGAATCCTTGCAATTAAAATCCACGATTACTAGTCACTTAACTATTGACCAGTAA
- a CDS encoding SAM-dependent methyltransferase yields MQLTSLAIKLAEKGLVPDSVIRTGIRQLSETRLKEIRAGNCEAGAQIEAEFVTAMNKAPIALVPELANAQHYELPTKFFELCLGQHRKYSSCFWLPETSSLDEAEANALRMSCEHADLQDGQQILELGCGWGSLTLWMAAHYPNSQITAVSNSNSQREHITATAAQRGLKNITVITCDMNNFSPSNFSINQAFDRVVSVEMFEHMRNHKLLYGKVHDWLVPGGKFFMHIFVHRSTPYAFEVQGDDDWMSQFFFSGGMMPSDDLPLHFQEKLKLNKRWRWDGTHYEKTANAWLENMDKHENTITPILKETYGAGEAVKWRNRWRIFYMACAELFGYKNGQEWWVSHYQFERPA; encoded by the coding sequence ATGCAATTAACAAGTTTAGCCATTAAGTTAGCGGAAAAAGGTTTAGTGCCTGATAGCGTAATCAGGACTGGTATTAGACAATTATCAGAAACTCGGCTTAAAGAAATCCGTGCGGGCAATTGCGAAGCTGGTGCGCAAATTGAAGCTGAGTTCGTAACCGCTATGAACAAAGCGCCTATTGCCTTAGTGCCAGAACTCGCAAATGCACAACATTACGAACTACCAACAAAGTTTTTCGAATTATGTTTAGGACAACACCGTAAGTACAGTAGCTGCTTCTGGCTGCCTGAGACATCGTCTTTAGATGAAGCCGAAGCCAATGCACTGCGTATGAGTTGCGAGCATGCAGATTTGCAAGATGGTCAACAAATTCTAGAACTAGGCTGCGGCTGGGGATCACTTACATTATGGATGGCAGCGCACTACCCAAACAGCCAAATTACAGCGGTTTCTAATTCAAACTCGCAACGCGAACACATTACGGCCACCGCCGCACAGCGTGGACTTAAAAATATTACGGTCATCACTTGTGACATGAACAACTTTTCACCTAGTAACTTTTCAATCAATCAAGCATTTGATCGGGTGGTATCGGTTGAGATGTTTGAACACATGCGTAACCACAAACTTTTATATGGAAAAGTGCATGATTGGTTAGTGCCAGGTGGCAAGTTTTTCATGCATATATTTGTGCATCGCTCAACGCCATATGCATTTGAAGTGCAAGGTGATGACGATTGGATGAGCCAGTTTTTCTTCTCTGGCGGCATGATGCCAAGCGATGACTTGCCTTTACATTTTCAGGAGAAATTAAAGTTAAACAAGCGCTGGCGCTGGGATGGCACGCATTACGAAAAAACGGCTAATGCTTGGTTGGAGAATATGGATAAGCATGAAAATACTATCACGCCGATTTTAAAAGAAACCTATGGAGCAGGCGAAGCTGTCAAGTGGCGTAATCGCTGGCGTATATTTTATATGGCTTGTGCAGAGCTATTTGGTTATAAAAACGGCCAAGAGTGGTGGGTTTCTCACTACCAGTTTGAGCGCCCTGCATAA
- a CDS encoding DUF2878 domain-containing protein, with protein sequence MLIINFIFFQLAWFACVIGAGKGMPWLGVLVTALVLSWHLYQAKNVKAELLLMLCALLIGAAYDQSMLSLGYISYLNNGWSNAIVPVWILALWLAFTSTLNVSLRWMHSKHLIAVAFGAMGGPLAYLGAEKLGAVVLHGAASYIALSIGWAIITPLLLILSSRFDGFASIKPLRGSSN encoded by the coding sequence ATGCTTATTATTAACTTCATATTTTTTCAGCTCGCTTGGTTTGCTTGTGTGATAGGCGCAGGCAAAGGCATGCCTTGGTTAGGTGTATTAGTAACCGCACTTGTTTTAAGCTGGCATTTATATCAAGCCAAAAATGTAAAAGCTGAACTATTACTGATGTTATGCGCGCTGTTGATTGGTGCGGCCTATGACCAATCAATGCTTTCTTTAGGCTACATCAGTTATTTAAACAATGGCTGGAGTAACGCAATTGTACCGGTCTGGATTCTAGCCCTTTGGCTGGCATTCACCAGTACGCTCAATGTAAGTTTGCGCTGGATGCACAGCAAACATTTAATCGCAGTCGCTTTTGGCGCAATGGGTGGTCCATTAGCGTATTTAGGTGCAGAGAAATTAGGCGCAGTTGTTTTGCATGGTGCAGCGAGCTATATCGCGTTATCGATAGGCTGGGCAATCATCACACCGTTGTTGCTCATACTCTCTAGCCGCTTCGATGGATTTGCATCTATCAAACCATTAAGAGGTTCAAGCAATTGA
- a CDS encoding DUF1295 domain-containing protein, whose amino-acid sequence MIHWQIYLNGLMSMALLALVGWLVSLFRKNVTHVDSMWSLFLMLSAYTYALLLNDLTPRMFLVLFLVSLWAIRLCVYLTWRNWGPHEDHRYVAIRQNNEPHFWIKSIYIIFGLQAVLAWIISMPLFGAIESKVLLTRLDVLGGIVFTIGFVWETIADWQLSIFKANTNNKGKVLNTGLWRYSRHPNYFGECCVWWGFYLIAAAAGAWCTIVGPILMTLLLLKVSGVALLEKDIAERRPAYLSYIQNTNAFIPWFPKRSQ is encoded by the coding sequence TTGATACATTGGCAAATATATTTGAATGGTCTGATGAGCATGGCTTTACTGGCACTCGTTGGCTGGTTAGTCAGTTTGTTTAGAAAGAATGTGACCCATGTAGACAGCATGTGGAGCTTATTTTTAATGTTATCCGCCTACACCTATGCCCTGCTACTAAACGATCTCACGCCTCGTATGTTTTTAGTGCTGTTTTTAGTCAGTTTATGGGCAATCAGGCTTTGCGTATATTTAACTTGGCGTAACTGGGGGCCTCATGAAGACCATCGTTATGTAGCTATTCGCCAAAATAACGAACCTCACTTTTGGATTAAAAGTATCTACATCATCTTTGGTTTGCAAGCTGTACTTGCGTGGATTATCTCCATGCCATTATTTGGCGCTATCGAATCAAAAGTATTACTAACTAGGCTAGACGTTTTAGGCGGCATCGTGTTTACCATTGGTTTTGTATGGGAAACCATCGCTGATTGGCAATTAAGTATATTCAAGGCTAATACTAACAATAAGGGCAAGGTGCTCAATACTGGCCTATGGCGTTACAGTCGGCATCCTAACTACTTTGGCGAATGTTGTGTCTGGTGGGGTTTTTATCTAATTGCCGCTGCTGCTGGTGCATGGTGTACGATTGTCGGGCCAATTCTAATGACTCTGCTGCTACTTAAAGTCAGTGGTGTTGCGTTACTGGAAAAAGATATTGCAGAACGCCGACCAGCTTATCTAAGCTACATTCAAAACACCAATGCTTTCATCCCGTGGTTTCCTAAAAGGTCTCAATAG
- a CDS encoding DUF6134 family protein, which translates to MRKPILISALLMTSLFCVNISAKEWAFDVYLDKNKIGQHEFKLTESNELISTAKFNVKVLFINAYQYDHKAVEQWQGDCLSSLESHTLENKVETNIKAKLSGQEFTVDDGKLKQKLPACTMTFAYWNPKIIQQTKLLNPQNGEWLDTKFTNLGIETIDVKNKKVEASHYKLDGSLNGKSKLKIELWYSANNEWLALKSITPEGYTINYKLR; encoded by the coding sequence ATGCGTAAACCTATATTAATCAGTGCATTATTAATGACCAGTTTATTTTGTGTAAACATAAGTGCTAAAGAATGGGCTTTTGACGTGTACTTAGACAAAAATAAAATCGGTCAGCACGAATTTAAACTTACCGAGTCTAACGAGTTAATTAGCACTGCAAAATTTAATGTCAAAGTATTATTTATCAACGCGTATCAATACGACCATAAAGCCGTTGAACAATGGCAAGGTGACTGTTTAAGCAGTTTGGAGTCGCATACCTTAGAAAATAAAGTGGAAACAAATATTAAAGCTAAGTTATCTGGGCAAGAGTTCACCGTAGACGATGGCAAACTTAAACAAAAGTTACCCGCTTGCACCATGACTTTTGCTTATTGGAACCCAAAAATCATTCAACAAACAAAGCTATTGAATCCACAAAATGGTGAATGGCTAGACACAAAATTCACTAATCTTGGTATTGAAACGATAGACGTAAAAAACAAAAAAGTTGAAGCCAGCCATTACAAATTAGATGGCAGCTTAAATGGTAAAAGCAAATTAAAAATTGAGCTTTGGTATTCTGCAAATAATGAGTGGCTTGCACTTAAATCGATTACACCAGAAGG